Within the Miscanthus floridulus cultivar M001 chromosome 17, ASM1932011v1, whole genome shotgun sequence genome, the region ACGGAACTGAAGCAATGGTGGACCGAAGAGAGCCAGGCGAGCCGCGCCGAAGAGATGGAGGTCCTAGAGCAGGATAGAAAGGGCTCAATCAATGAATTTTAGGAGGCGAGGCGACAACAGACCTAGGTGGAATTGGGGATCGGAGATTTATCCTCTCACGACGGGAAGGacatggaaaagaaaaaaaaaagtctaCGTAGCCCTCTGATCTATGCTCCCTGTGTCTACTTCACCCATAAACTATAAACCCGTGTATTTAGCACTCTAAACTTCTCCAAACCAGGCATTTTTCCACTTGTGGTTTTGGCTTCGGGTTTTGGCGACGTGGCAGTCAAGCTGGCTCATATTGACATACTGGCGCTTGGGCCCACGTGTTGTAGTAAGGGAAGGTGATGCGGACGCGCTGCCGCACCGCTTGTTGGGGTCCCTGGAGCGCGCGCACAGCCAGGTCCTGCTGCTCCGCCTGGGCCGTGTGCCCACCGTGGTGTGTCCGCGTACGGGACCAGGAGGCCGTTGTGCCGGGCGGCCACATCGTCTGGGCCACCGGCCGTGGCGGCAGAGGCGCGACCGTGGACCTCAGCCAGCTCCTCAATCGAGTATGCCAACGCTGTCGTGTCGCGCGCCACACCTGGCGACAAGAGCACGCGCAGGCTATTTGACGATGGCGACTCCGGCCATCGGAAGAGGAAAGGTGTTCACGGCCGACTTCCAGAGAAGCTCATCGAGACGGCGCCAGTCAGGGAGCTGCTGCCGTGGCTGGGCTGGGTGGACGCCATCACTGGGCTAGAGGGGAAGATCAGGTGGACGTTTGAGACGCTCGACGAGTGGCTGGACGTTTGCGGCGGCGGTGACGACGATCACCGAAACTTCGTGGATGTTGCTAGAAGTGCATAGCGGGACGTCGTGGAAGATGTGGAAGTAGAGGTAGGTGGACACCCGCAGGAAGCCGAGTCGCCACGACGTAGGCCAGCCCCTGGACCTGGCCCGCACCGAGGCCTAGCGGCGCAGCGAGCGCATCGAAGAGCGTCCGCGCCATGTGCGCCCCGTACTTCGCCCTCGCGAGGTCGAACAGGTCGCCTatcggcggcagcggcgggggcGCGGGCTGCTGGTGGCCCTGGCCATGGCCACCGAGGGCAATGTGGAAGCCCTCGACCCAATTGACATCTCGGACGTCGTGTTTGGCGAGGCAGAACACGCCGAGCACCCCgcacgccgccgccagcgcctccCTCAGCAACTCCAGGTCCACCGTCGGGAGCTCCAGCTCGCCCCCGCACGGGACCTCCTCCTGCTCGTTCTCGTGGACGTGGCCTCCGTCCTCCAGGAGAGGGAACGACTTACAGGCACCTGATGCAGAGGATTTCATTCCCCTGACTTCATACTTCGTTGCTGCAGCAACAAAATCAAGCACGTCGTGGAGCTCTTCTTAGCTTCTTGACGAGGCCTTGGAGCAGATTTGTCCAGGTCCTCGTGTCTCCTCTCAGATGAGCATGCCACGTAGCGGGATGAGCACAAGAACGAGTTGCACTGGAGGCCAAGGCGCTTACGGACCATGGATGATCGCAGCTCTCCACGCGCATCTGCAGCAGGCCGCGGCCACAGCGCACgtgaggggaaaggccgaggagGAAGGAAACGAGGCCGCCGCGTCATACGACGCCGAATCTTGCTTCACCAAACCCGGTACGGTAGTGGAGATCGCCCAGCCACCGCTGGCGGTGGCCAGGCCGCGCCGGACATGCCGGCTGCGTTCGGCCTCCGTCGTGCTGCTCCCGTGCCGCCACCTCTGTGCGCCGACTGCTACTCGGTCCTCCAGGTTAGCACCGTGCCGCGCGGCCTTCGAGGCCTCCGCCCTCCTTGCGCCAGTCACCGCCGTCTGAGAACGAGGGGACCGGCCGGTTCTGGTATCTGGGGACGAAAGGTCTTACAGGTAGGGCCAGGGTCCAGCGTGTCCCTAAGGTCTAGCTTGGACCGCCACGTTGACAAAATCAGGAGCCAAAACGACTGTAGGGTGTAAATTAAACTGTTTGTGAAACTTTAGTGTGTTTGTTATCTGATTTTAAATTTGAGGGGTGAAGTAGCCACGGTACCAAAGGTTAGACTTTTTCCACGTGGAAAACGTTCAAGTGATGACGAAGCCGGAAGGGGCACACGGCCATTCAAGAGTTTACCAGGAATCAGTAATCATGTCTTCTCTCGCACGCAAATGCTACCAATCTGACGCAACAGTCATTAgcataaagaaaaaaaaaaacaaattcagAACTGTTCAGACGGCACCGTTTAGTTCCTCTCCTCTGGTTTGTCAGCAGCCAGAGTTCCACGCACGCACAccgcacaccaccaccaccaccgttacCAACCGTATcccgagaaaaaaaaaactatgcaagttgaaaaacactgttttatactggtttattgtaagagaaaaacactgtccggctgaaaaaataagccgaacaatcCGGCTTGCTGCTGAGCCGAACAAGCTCAAACTCATCGTCAGCTGTACACTCTTCGTCTTCGTCATTATCCTGTCAATTTCAGCTGGTAACGCAAAATGATCTGTAGAAGCATACACAATTAAATCATTataagaaaataataataatataggtAGACCACGATATCGGCCTGATCTCTAAGAAGTATACACCACAAATTAAATTAAACCAGGGGATGCAAGAAAAGTTTCGTCCTCTGTTCAAGTGTTGATTGGATGATGCGGTCTCTATTTAGTCATGGATTTCAGGTTAGGGTAAGATAAACAACACGCCCATGGCTGCGTAACAATAATATGGGCATGTCGTGTACGGTTGGACGCTATTGTTTTTGGTGTTGCTCTTTGAGAGCAAGTTATTTTCAAGTCCGTGTCTGTTTTTTTAACGGTAATGCTCTCTTGCGTGCGTTTGGACGGATGGCCGTGGCTTTTTCATTGGCTGCCTTATCTCTTCGCGCGTTCCGTTCCAACCCCTTCAAAAAATCTCTCTATGGGCTTGGCCTCCACTGTCGCGCCCTTATCCACCGCTCCATCGGACCTCCGCGTTCGACTCCACCGCGCCACCCGCCACTCCGCGCTCCACCACGCCGCTCGCCTGCACTGCGGCCGCCTCCACTGTCGTGGCCTTATCCACCGCTCCATCGGACCTTTGCGTTCGACTCCACCGCGCCACCCGCCACTCCACGCTCCACCACGCGCGCTTGCCTGCACCGTGGCCACCTCCGCTGCCCGCTTAGCCACCGAGCACGTGCTCGCCAAGGGTGCACTGGCCCAAGGCGACGAGCAGGTGCTCACCCAGGCCACCGAGCATGTCCTCGCCTAGGGGCGCACCGGTGAGTTCCATGCGCTGCCACGAGCATCGAGCTCCGTGATTCGTCTAAACAGCAAGGTAACATTGCGTTGctaaaaacgcatgttgcaagagtatgtttcaagtgttttagatgtttcatctgaatgttgcaagtgtttcatgtggatgttgcaaaggtcgatcgggatattgcatatgttgcaatggttgtacacgtatgttgcaagcttttgttccTATTATTTCAGCTATTTTTTCCAGACGTAGGTTGCAGGTGTGTTTAATTGAATGTCgcatatatgtttcacacatatattgcaagtgtcttatgttgtgtatgttttacatgattttcaagtgtttttcaagtgtttcagatacatgtttcaagtgtttcatctgccttcagacgtgtcggtgttttagaccggcgggccctcaaccaactagtaaaaatgtactgcgtgcccctaatcccggatggtgatgcaaagagacataaggtttatactggttcggacaatgggtgccctacatctagtctgagagatcgatcttgtattccttgcaccgaaatgctcgtagtagggggttacaagcaaggcgagagagggagctagtcccagatcTCTGCGCGGAGcgacgtggattgcttgagatgttgatcccaGGCAGTGGGGAAGCGTGCGCATTACAGAGTGTCAagcgtgtgttcgtctacctcATGAACCCGTCTATGCCTGGGTGTGTGCGAGCGTGAGAGTGAGGCTGCCCTCCTATacgtgttcgtctatctcgtgTGCTCGGAtcccccctagaaacggccccggtccctcttttatagttgaaggggggagaCAGAGGTTATACATGGTTTAGCTACGtggcgtcgtgtgaacagaggcggcatgtccgagccctgtagcctgttactgtggcggcgtggtcgatggagtggtcctaTCCTTGAAGTGCTGGGGCAGCGCACCGAtctcatccgatcctgtgcgatgtgggagctccagtgatagcttgacgcagggcctggcgggtgacgtgctggtcactgtgtgttgaccacgtgaagagccgaggctcagttggtgccgaggctgagccatcgtggggggcttggCGGGCATGAATCCCAAGGCTGCTGAGATCCTGAAGTGGTTTGCCGAggccggagggagcagttggtcccgtATACTGATTCTGAAGCTACAGGGACCCGAGCTTAACTCCTCGtgccgcgttgtcctcggagcaatTGGAGTTAGGCAGCATTGTGTCCGGGTGCCATTCATGGGCATAGTGctaagcacagcggccggtaacccctgctctGTATGAAGAACCCAAAAGAttcacatttttccccaaggatctaataatgagaacgaggtataatacttaatacatttcatacatctagagttcttagaaattcattattacattgccaaatgtcagagtgcggaatattaaacagtgaAATATAAATAACATCTATCAACAAGAAACAAgaatccatctgtgcccaccagaagaatccttcacataatggtactcctcaagcattacatgcaacaggggtaaataaaccctgagtgcacaacgtactcgcaagacttatccgattattgggaatagtttcccgactctaagGGATATGCAagactttatggtttgctggttttctctTTGCAGAAagtaatactaatagtgagtccttatttatattattattagtagccatgattaatttattatctagccattctatgtaagcacatgttctactttcaagcaagagttgagcaatcaaatccatttcatcatcttccagctttcagttcttactacaatgctaaaccgtagacaagccgtactagaATACCAGAACGCcgatgattcgtgaatcaatgcccccagttgtgtaccccaaaaacacatgctctgcttgtaccccaagcacaagcaggaccaacctattaccctcctgtcatggggtccaggtccccgccCAAACtttgactccaagcccccgcttctaagttctggacttagtgcggtgcaaggacctccaccatccctgcctctaatcagtcgatccagaaagagacggaacccatgacaagagagcaacaagtcttccctatgtccatacctaagtatgtgctcaggataataaatctgtgacttgcctaaagCCTTATGCAACGGcgggtccttaaccgacacagacacggaaaaagtgtaaccatgctatgccctgttggccacaggacacaacctcttacacccaccatacccaaatcatatccctacccgatcaccatttttctttttcaccattttatcatgagtgctcataattatcacctattgcgagtaacgacaggttactcgcgctatcgaaaacctaagcatagcagctactcgacctatactagtagcaCTCATAGATAGatgtatttatgcatgtagttttcataaaatatttgtaacataaatgcacatcatatatatattcagtgatcagtaaaaatatgggttatgcaccggggcttgccttgggcaggcggtgggtcagcaaagtcagcaccaaaaggcttcggggctccctcctgcacgagaatctccttctcgtactcctcaatgacctcttcataaTCCTATTCGTCCATGGGCATGAACTCtatcaactcgtgatctacatgtatgaaatgatgatgcaacacttagtaatacggcaacaacaactcttaaaataaaaatacatctatcaagttactaagctagtcctaccaactaaggtgctaagttacctactgttaccactaacaagtatgaaacatgacatatattatcttagcaactaaagatattcttactcttaatgccgatttactctatatataataaaactctagtgctataaaatttacagtgagtacataataatctaatgaacctactgtaaaaacttCATAACTAAATCTATCATCCATTTGCCACAATAatttctacaaatattaatctatataataataagctctctaatttaaatttatgaacctatcagtaTCACAGCTAATAgcaaactaactacaccaacagatagatagcatttttgtgaacctaacaaattttgtttcactatttttagacatctataagatttactacaatttatcaaagtttagctcaaaactaaattgaataaacatttattaaTTCATTGGAAAATGGAAAACTAAATTCCACAGCGTAGCCCAGAGCACGATGGCTCGACCCAGTCCGGCGCAAACGCGTGCGCGCACGCGATGCACCAGCGCGGCCCGCGACGAGGAGGCCCGCGTGCTTCGGCCGTTTTACGAAAACGACCCTAACCTACCGATGAATCACCCTAAGACCCATGAAACTATTCCTACAATCAGCTACTTCATAGATAAACCCTCAGAATAAGCTGTCTTTGCAACGGCGACACCCTCGGCACCCCCGCGCGTGCACCGATGCAGCGGCGCTGGCACAGGGCGATTAGGCCGGCCAGAC harbors:
- the LOC136515298 gene encoding uncharacterized protein: MIAALHAHLQQAAATAHVRGKAEEEGNEAAASYDAESCFTKPGTVVEIAQPPLAVARPRRTCRLRSASVVLLPCRHLCAPTATRSSRLAPCRAAFEASALLAPVTAV